Proteins from one Triticum aestivum cultivar Chinese Spring chromosome 7A, IWGSC CS RefSeq v2.1, whole genome shotgun sequence genomic window:
- the LOC123152876 gene encoding uncharacterized protein, whose product MDDPRRRVRGDPAPPYGDFDGLFSVEMHHSGFFCGSDINRTCMDYEVDWFDNCQTDTWSLLWIDDFLLQLGYDRQASKIDVYWCEPRKTVSDGLKLLTCDADIVLMICATLEHKNLLLIVDHGDTLQSLNKDNVLTNGVKDPPKVITPKRHGKENVSYPEKEQSPREKMSRTTRRSMSFGEGCSSRNAMEEENIEDVNNSEEEGNDEDAGSETDEEFYESDYEVAEGDDDLFDANVDKDVDDHREKKILPDFEEELPEDALEDSHLNMSKEEKEKLKHKFSTFNPTTDLNAHVFKIGLVFADMKELRHALTAYSVRNRVKVNKLRNTSVSLEAVCKPGCTWYLKAGKDNRSSSIQIKKYVDNHTCTKAWDLRVLTAPFLTNKFREEFRDNEKMPLKKFSDKVETEYNLVPHRSKLGRARRAAVNQIRGVDDDQYNTLWDYGQELRRSNPGSQFFLCTKEVFDEKTKKVQDHFSTLYWSYDACKRGFLKGCRPITFLDGCHIKTRYKGRLLTAVGIDPNDCIFPVAFGLCEVESTHSWEWFLASLKDDLNIMNTSPYTIMSDKQKGLINAVKKVFPHSEHRNCVRHIYQNFHKVHKGEQLKNDLWSIARSTNEAAYTRNMDLMKEHSLGAYTWVEKLEPRTWIKAFFDPFCKYDILLNNMSEVFNSYILDAREMPIKSMLDQIMWKLTNRIVGKQREAEKWTGRLCPKIQKKLDKYVEWAKNCRVQEYGQGVFKVFSLNNTYIVDLNMLSCECKRWVLSGIPCHHAIACFRHERIEPESMVHSCYTIEEYKKCYGFNMMPMRDPQQWEKMHGIAVHPPLYTKVMGRPKKNRKKDPEEKKDKTGVKKLSKHGVTMHCSICGAADHNKKGHHNHVNQTTTEETTIEEEYDDPSIIANIMPHRVYPQLDPTQTPDSMVYKMQEMEKFTYPAPREFAPLPESSFIANARDSIPMVRVTTAMSRGRVRKTANEKVARPRKKQAREGKGRPRK is encoded by the exons ATGGATGACCCGCGTCGTCGGGTGCGAGGCGATCCAGCGCCGCCGTATG GAGATTTTGATGGTCTGTTCAGTGTTGAGATGCACCATAGTGGTTTCTTTTGTGGCAGTGACATAAACAGAACATGCATGGACTATGAGGTTGATTGGTTTGACAATTGTCAGACTGACACTTGGTCCTTACTCTGGATTGATGACTTTCTTCTGCAGCTGGGCTATGATAGACAAGCTTCAAAGATTGATGTTTACTGGTGTGAACCAAGAAAGACAGTTAGTGATGGCCTGAAACTCTTGACCTGTGATGCTGACATTGTTCTTATGATTTGTGCAACATTAGAGCACAAGAACCTGCTGCTGATAGTAGACCATGGTGATACCCTGCAGTCACTAAACAAAGATAATGTTCTGACAAATGGAGTGAAGGATCCACCTAAGGTTATTACTCCAAAGAGGCATGGAAAAGAAAATGTCAGTTATCCAGAGAAAGAGCAGAGTCCTAGAGAGAAAATGTCAAGGACAACAAGGAGATCTATGTCATTTGGAGAAGGATGTAGCTCAAGGAATGCTATGGAGGAGGAGAATATTGAGGATGTTAACAATAGTGAAGAAGAGGGAAATGATGAGGATGCAGGGTCAGAAACAGATGAGGAGTTCTATGAGAGTGACTATGAAGTTGCAGAAGGTGATGATGATTTGTTTGACGCAAATGTAGACAAAGATGTTGATGATCACAGAGAGAAGAAAATACTGCCAGACTTTGAAGAAGAACTTCCAGAAGATGCTTTGGAGGACAGCCACTTAAATATGTcgaaagaagagaaagagaagCTGAAGCACAAATTCAGTACTTTCAACCCAACAACTGATCTGAATGCACATGTGTTTAAGATTGGGTTGGTGTTTGCAGATATGAAGGAATTGAGGCATGCTCTCACTGCATACAGTGTAAGGAATAGGGTGAAAGTGAACAAGCTCCGAAATACTTCGGTATCACTAGAGGCTGTATGCAAGCCTGGTTGCACTTGGTACTTGAAGGCAGGTAAAGATAACAGGTCAAGTAGCATACAGATCAAGAAGTATGTTGACAATCACACTTGCACAAAAGCATGGGACCTGAGAGTTCTGACTGCTCCTTTTCTTACTAACAAGTTCAGAGAAGAATTCAGAGACAATGAAAAAATGCCTCTGAAGAAATTTTCAGATAAGGTGGAGACAGAATATAATTTGGTTCCACACAGGAGTAAGTTGGGAAGAGCTAGGAGAGCAGCAGTGAATCAAATAAGGGGAGTAGATGATGACCAATATAATACTTTGTGGGACTATGGTCAGGAGCTTAGAAGGAGCAATCCAGGAAGCCAGTTCTTCTTGTGCACTAAGGAAGTATTTGATGAGAAGACAAAGAAGGTACAAGACCACTTTTCCACATTGTACTGGTCATATGATGCATGCAAGAGGGGATTCCTTAAGGGATGTAGACCAATCACTTTCCTGGATGGTTGTCACATTAAAACGAGATACAAGGGAAGATTACTAACAGCCGTTGGAATCGATCCCAATGATTGTATCTTTCCAGTAGCATTTGGGTTATGTGAAGTGGAGTCAACCCATAGCTGGGAGTGGTTCTTAGCATCCTTAAAGGATGACCTGAACATAATGAACACCTCACCATACACCATTATGAGTGACAAGCAGAAG GGATTAATAAATGCAGTGAAAAAGGTTTTCCCTCATTCAGAACATAGAAACTGTGTTAGGCACATTTATCAAAATTTCCATAAAGTACACAAGGGAGAGCAGCTCAAGAATGATCTATGGTCTATAGCAAGGTCCACTAATGAAGCTGCATACACCAGGAACATGGATCTAATGAAAGAACACAGCTTGGGTGCCTACACCTGGGTTGAGAAATTGGAGCCAAGAACATGGATCAAAGCATTCTTTGACCCGTTTTGCAAGTATGACATATTACTAAACAATATGTCAGAAGTGTTCAATAG TTACATTTTGGATGCGAGGGAAATGCCAATTAAGTCAATGTTGGACCAGATAATGTGGAAGCTAACAAACAGGATTGTTGGTAAGCAGAGAGAGGCAGAGAAATGGACAGGCAGATTATGTCCCAAGATACAGAAGAAATTGGACAAGTATGTGGAGTGGGCAAAGAACTGCAGGGTGCAAGAGTATGGGCAAGGTGTTTTCAAGGTTTTCTCTTTGAACAACACATACATTGTTGACCTGAACATGCTTTCTTGTGAATGCAAAAGGTGGGTACTATCTGGCATACCTTGCCATCATGCAATTGCATGTTTTAGGCATGAGAGAATTGAGCCAGAGAGCATGGTCCATTCATGCTACACTATTGAGGAATATAAGAAGTGTTATGGATTTAATATGATGCCAATGAGGGACCCACAGCAATGGGAAAAAATGCATGGCATTGCTGTTCACCCACCCCTGTACACAAAAGTAATGGGCAGGCCTAAGAAGAACAGGAAAaaagatccagaagagaagaaagacAAGACTGGGGTGAAAAAATTGAGCAAACATGGTGTGACCATGCATTGTTCTATTTGTGGAGCTGCTGACCATAATAAGAAGGGCCACCACAATCATGTTAATCAAACAACAACTGAGGAAACAACAATTGAAGAAGAATATGACGACCCAAGCATAATTGCT AACATCATGCCACACAGAGTCTACCCTCAGCTCGATCCAACACAAACCCCTGACTCAATGGTTTACaagatgcaagaaatg GAGAAGTTTACATATCCAGCACCTAGGGAATTTGCCCCCCTACCCGAGTCTAGCTTCATTGCCAATGCCAGAGACTCAATTCCTATGGTTAGAGTTACAACAGCCATGTCAAGAGGCAGGGTGAGAAAGACTGCTAATGAGAAAGTTGCAAGGCCAAGAAAAAAGCAGGCAAGGGAAGGCAAGGGAAGGCCAAGAAAATAG